TGCTGATCGACCACGATCTCGCAGCCTCGACCCTCGCGGTGCGGGTCGCGGCCTCCGCCCGGGCGCATCCCTACGCCGTGGTCTCCGCCGGACTCGGCGCGCTGGACGGTCCGCTGCACGGGGCGGCCAGCGGGCTCGCCCACCGGATGCTCACCGAGGTGCTGGAGCGCGGCAGCGCGGCGCCGGTCGTCGCCGACCACCTACGGGCGGGCCGACGGGTACCGGGACTCGGCCACCGCCTCTATCCGGTGCGGGATCCGCGCGCAGAGGCCTTGTTCGACGCCCTGGCGGAGATCCCGGACGCCCGGCCCGCGCTGGCGGCCGCCCGCGAGGTCGAGACGACCGCCGGCCGCCAGACGGATCTGCACGCCAATGTCGACCTGGCGCTCGCGACGCTGTCCGTTTCGGCGGGCATGGCGGCCGAGGCCGGGGAGACGGTCTTCGCGATCGCGCGCACGGCGGGCTGGATCGCCCATGCTCTGGAGGAGTACGAGGAACGGCCGCTGCGCATGCGGCCGAGCGGCCGGTACACCGGGCCCCGGCCGCCGCGCCCGGCGCCCTGACCACCGCGCGTCCCGTGGGCCGGACCGCCGGTCGGGAGTGCGGTCGGCCCCGGCCGGTCCCACGCCTCGGGCCCGTCCGTGACGGCGGCCTGTCCCGTGGCCCGGCCGCGTGTCCGCGGTGCCGGCCGCCCTGCCCGCAACAGTCCCACCGCGGGGGTCCGGTCCGCCCGGCCCCGCAGCCGCACCGCCGCACCGCCGCACCGGGAGGCGGTTCGCCGGACCGGAGGCTGCGGGCGAAGCACTCGGAGCCGGCAGCCGACCCGCGGGCGGCACCGGGACGGGGATTCCCGGCGGCCGTCCGGACGCCTACCGTGCATGCGTATGAGCCCCGCATCGACCGGCCCCGCAGCCGCGTCCCCGAGACGGCGGCGGTTGGGCTGGCCGCGGCGGGGCTTCGCGCAGGTCCTGCTGATGCAGCTGGCCGTCGCCACCGGTGTCGCCGTCCTGGCCACCGGCCTCTTCCTGGCACCGCTCAGCTCCCAGCTGGACGACCAGGCGATGCGCCGCGCGCTGGCCATCGCCGAGACGACCGCGTCCCCGCGGGTGGCGGCGGGCCTGCTCGCCTCGGAGCCGTCCGCGAACGGCCCCCTCCAGGCCGAGGCGGAACGGATCCGGCGCAGCACCGGCGCCGAGTACGTCGTGATCATGGATCGGCGCGGGGTGCGCTGGTCCCACACCGAGCCGGAGGCGATCGGCGGAGTCGTCTCCACCGACCCCAGCCAGGCGCTCGCCGGCAGGCATGTGATGGGCATCGAGAGCGGGACGCTCGGCCGCTCGGCCCGGGGCAAGGTGCCGCTGCGCGACGACGAAGGACGGATCGTCGGCGCGGTCTCCGTCGGCATCGAGTACGACAGCGTCCGCGAGCGGCTGCTCGGCGCGATCCCCGGGCTCCTCGCCTACGCGGGTGGCGCCCTCGCCGTCGGCGCCCTCGCCGCCTACATGATCTCCCGCCGACTCCAGCGGAAGACCCATGACCTCGCCTTCTCCGACATCTCGGCGCTGCTCGCCGAACGCGAGGCGATGCTCCACGGCATCCGCGAAGGAGTGGTCGCCCTCGACGGGGCGGGACGGATCCGGCTGATGAACGACGAGGCGCAGCGGCTGCTCGGGCTGGGCCCGGAAGCCGGCGGCAGACTGCTCGAGGACGCGCTCGGTCCGGGCCGCACCGCGGACGTGCTGACCGGCCGGTACACGGGCGAGGACCTGGTGACGGTACGGGGCCATCGCGTCCTGATCGCCAACCGGATGCCGACGGACGACGGCGGTGCCGTCGCGACGCTGCGCGACCGCACCGAACTGGAGCAGTTGGGCCGTGAACTCGACACCACCAGGGGACTGATCGACGCCCTGCGCGCCCAGGACCACGAGCACGCGAACCGGATGCACACCCTGCTCGGGCTGCTGGAGCTGGAGATGCACGAGGAGGCGGTCCGGTTCGTGACCGGGGCCGTGGGCGTGCACCGGGCCACGGCCGAGCAGGTCACCGAGAAGATCCACGATCCCCTGCTGGCCTCCCTGCTGGTCGGCAAGGCGACGGTGGCGGCCGAGCGGGGTGTCTCGCTGCGGATCACGTCCGGCACGCTGCTGCCGGACCGGCTCGTCGACCCGCGCGGTCTGGTGACCGTCGTCGGCAATCTCGTCGACAACGCGCTGGACGCGGCCGCCGCGTCCGAGGACCCGCGCATCGCGATCGAGGTGCGCGTCGAGGACCGCACGGTCGTCCTGCGGGTCTCGGACAGCGGACCGGGGGTGCCCGACAGCCGGCGCGAACTGATCTTCGCCGAGGGCTGGTCCACGAAGGTGCCGCCGGTGCACGGCAGGCGCGGGCTCGGACTGGCGCTGGTCCGGCGCTTCGCGGAACGACAGGGCGGCAGCGTCCGGGTGGCCGAGGCCGGCCCGGCGACGGGCGGTGGCGCGGAGTTCACCGTCGTCCTGCCCGAGGCGCTGGCCGAGCAGCACCTCGAACCGGGGCCCAGGTCGGCGGGTGGGACGCGATGACGACCGGTGCCGAGAGGGCGGATCGAGGTTCTGGTCATGGACGACGACATCCGTGTCGCCGAGATCGACGGGGCCTACGTGGCCAAGGTGC
The genomic region above belongs to Streptomyces marianii and contains:
- a CDS encoding ATP-binding protein codes for the protein MSPASTGPAAASPRRRRLGWPRRGFAQVLLMQLAVATGVAVLATGLFLAPLSSQLDDQAMRRALAIAETTASPRVAAGLLASEPSANGPLQAEAERIRRSTGAEYVVIMDRRGVRWSHTEPEAIGGVVSTDPSQALAGRHVMGIESGTLGRSARGKVPLRDDEGRIVGAVSVGIEYDSVRERLLGAIPGLLAYAGGALAVGALAAYMISRRLQRKTHDLAFSDISALLAEREAMLHGIREGVVALDGAGRIRLMNDEAQRLLGLGPEAGGRLLEDALGPGRTADVLTGRYTGEDLVTVRGHRVLIANRMPTDDGGAVATLRDRTELEQLGRELDTTRGLIDALRAQDHEHANRMHTLLGLLELEMHEEAVRFVTGAVGVHRATAEQVTEKIHDPLLASLLVGKATVAAERGVSLRITSGTLLPDRLVDPRGLVTVVGNLVDNALDAAAASEDPRIAIEVRVEDRTVVLRVSDSGPGVPDSRRELIFAEGWSTKVPPVHGRRGLGLALVRRFAERQGGSVRVAEAGPATGGGAEFTVVLPEALAEQHLEPGPRSAGGTR